In the genome of Streptococcus mitis, one region contains:
- a CDS encoding formate-nitrite transporter yields MISSEFISKIEFACKKKESLFNQSKFKYAIRSMFAGAFLTFSTAAGAVGADLINKIAPGSGRFLFPFVFAWGLAYIVFLNAELVTSNMMFLTAGSFLKKISWRKTAEILLYCTLFNLIGALIAGWGFAHSAAYAHLTHDSFISGVVEMKLGRSNELVLLEAILANIFVNIAILSFVLVKDGSAKLWLVLSAIYMFVFLTNEHIAANFASFAIVKFSVAADSIANFGVGNMLRHWGVTFIGNFIGGGLLMGLPYAFLNKNEDTYVD; encoded by the coding sequence ATGATTTCTTCAGAATTTATCTCAAAGATTGAATTTGCTTGCAAGAAGAAAGAAAGTCTTTTCAATCAAAGTAAGTTCAAGTATGCGATTCGTTCTATGTTTGCAGGTGCATTTTTAACCTTCAGTACAGCTGCTGGTGCAGTTGGGGCTGACTTGATTAATAAAATTGCACCAGGTAGTGGACGCTTCCTCTTCCCATTTGTCTTTGCTTGGGGCTTGGCCTACATTGTTTTCTTGAATGCCGAGTTGGTAACATCAAACATGATGTTCTTGACTGCTGGTAGTTTCTTGAAAAAAATCTCTTGGAGAAAAACGGCTGAGATTTTACTTTACTGTACCTTGTTCAACCTTATCGGGGCTTTGATAGCAGGTTGGGGCTTTGCTCATTCGGCAGCCTATGCACATCTGACTCACGATAGTTTCATTTCAGGGGTTGTTGAGATGAAGTTAGGCCGTTCAAATGAATTAGTCTTGCTTGAGGCTATTTTGGCAAATATTTTCGTAAATATTGCGATTCTTTCATTTGTTTTGGTCAAAGATGGTAGTGCCAAACTATGGCTTGTGTTGTCAGCAATTTACATGTTTGTATTCTTAACAAACGAGCACATTGCGGCGAACTTTGCTTCTTTCGCGATTGTGAAATTCAGTGTTGCTGCTGATTCAATTGCTAACTTCGGTGTTGGAAATATGCTTCGTCATTGGGGAGTAACCTTTATCGGAAACTTTATCGGAGGAGGTCTCTTGATGGGTCTTCCATATGCCTTCCTCAATAAAAACGAAGATACTTATGTAGATTAA
- a CDS encoding ATP-dependent 6-phosphofructokinase (catalyzes the formation of D-fructose 1,6-bisphosphate from D-fructose 6-phosphate in glycolysis), whose amino-acid sequence MKRIAVLTSGGDAPGMNAAIRAVVRQAISEGMEVFGIYDGYAGMVAGEIHPLDAASVGDIISRGGTFLHSARYPEFAQLEGQLKGIEQLKKHGIEGVVVIGGDGSYHGAMRLTEHGFPAIGLPGTIDNDIVGTDFTIGFDTAVTTAMDAIDKIRDTSSSHRRTFVIEVMGRNAGDIALWAGIATGADEIIIPEEGFKMEDIVASIKAGYECGKKHNIIVLAEGVMSAAEFGQKLKEAGDTSDLRVTELGHIQRGGSPTARDRVLASRMGAHAVKLLKEGIGGVAVGIRNEKMVENPILGTAEEGALFSLTADGKIVVNNPHKADLELSSLNKSLS is encoded by the coding sequence ATGAAACGTATTGCTGTTTTGACTAGTGGTGGAGACGCCCCTGGTATGAACGCTGCCATCCGCGCAGTTGTTCGTCAAGCAATTTCAGAAGGAATGGAAGTTTTTGGTATCTATGATGGATATGCTGGAATGGTTGCTGGTGAAATTCATCCCCTAGATGCTGCTTCAGTAGGAGACATCATTTCTCGTGGTGGTACTTTCCTTCACTCAGCTCGTTACCCAGAGTTTGCTCAACTTGAAGGGCAACTTAAAGGGATTGAGCAATTGAAAAAACACGGGATTGAAGGCGTAGTTGTTATCGGTGGTGACGGATCTTACCACGGTGCTATGCGTTTGACTGAACATGGCTTCCCAGCTATCGGTCTTCCAGGTACAATCGATAACGATATCGTTGGTACTGACTTCACAATCGGCTTTGATACTGCGGTTACTACTGCTATGGACGCTATCGATAAGATTCGTGATACATCATCAAGTCACCGTCGTACTTTTGTTATCGAAGTTATGGGACGTAACGCAGGTGATATCGCTCTTTGGGCAGGTATCGCAACTGGTGCTGACGAAATTATCATCCCTGAAGAAGGCTTCAAGATGGAAGATATCGTAGCAAGTATCAAAGCTGGTTATGAGTGTGGTAAAAAACACAATATCATCGTCTTGGCTGAAGGTGTGATGTCAGCGGCTGAATTTGGTCAAAAACTGAAAGAAGCTGGAGATACAAGCGACCTTCGTGTGACAGAACTTGGACATATTCAACGTGGTGGTTCTCCAACTGCGCGTGACCGTGTTTTAGCATCACGTATGGGTGCTCATGCCGTTAAACTTCTTAAAGAAGGTATCGGTGGTGTTGCGGTTGGTATCCGTAATGAGAAAATGGTTGAAAACCCAATTCTTGGAACTGCAGAAGAAGGAGCATTGTTCAGCTTGACTGCAGATGGTAAGATTGTGGTTAACAACCCACACAAGGCTGATCTTGAACTATCTAGCTTGAATAAGAGCTTGTCATAA
- a CDS encoding pyruvate kinase (catalyzes the formation of phosphoenolpyruvate from pyruvate): protein MNKRVKIVATLGPAVEIRGGKKFGDDGYWGEKLDVEASAKNIAKLIEAGANTFRFNFSHGDHQEQGDRMATVKLAEKLAGKKVGFLLDTKGPEIRTELFEGDAKEYSYTTGEKIRVATKQGIKSTRDVIALNVAGALDIYDDVEVGRQVLVDDGKLGLRVVAKDDAAREFEVEVENDGVIAKQKGVNIPNTKIPFPALAERDNDDIRFGLEQGINFIAISFVRTAKDVNEVRAICKETGNGHVQLFAKIENQQGIDNLDEIIEAADGIMIARGDMGIEVPFEMVPVYQKMIIKKVNAAGKVVITATNMLETMTEKPRATRSEVSDVFNAVIDGTDATMLSGESANGKYPLESVTTMATIDKNAQTLLNEYGRLNSDSFERNSKTEVMASAVKDATNSMDIKLVVTLTKTGHTARLISKYRPNADILALTFDELTERGLMLNWGVIPMLTDAPSSTDDMFEIAERKAVEAGLVESGDDIVIVAGVPVGEAVRTNTMRIRTVR from the coding sequence ATGAACAAACGTGTAAAAATCGTTGCAACTTTGGGACCTGCGGTAGAAATCCGTGGTGGTAAAAAATTCGGTGATGACGGATACTGGGGTGAAAAACTTGATGTTGAAGCTTCAGCTAAAAACATTGCTAAATTGATTGAAGCTGGTGCTAACACATTCCGTTTCAACTTCTCACACGGTGACCACCAAGAGCAAGGTGACCGTATGGCAACTGTTAAACTTGCTGAAAAACTTGCAGGTAAAAAAGTTGGTTTCCTTCTTGATACAAAAGGACCAGAAATCCGTACTGAATTGTTTGAAGGAGATGCAAAAGAGTACTCTTACACAACTGGTGAAAAAATCCGTGTTGCTACTAAGCAAGGAATCAAATCAACTCGTGATGTGATTGCATTGAACGTTGCTGGTGCTCTTGATATCTATGATGATGTTGAAGTTGGGCGTCAAGTTTTGGTTGACGATGGTAAACTTGGTCTTCGTGTGGTTGCTAAAGATGATGCGGCTCGTGAATTTGAAGTTGAAGTTGAAAACGATGGCGTAATTGCTAAACAAAAAGGTGTTAACATTCCTAACACTAAAATTCCTTTCCCAGCTCTTGCTGAACGTGATAACGATGACATCCGCTTTGGTCTTGAACAAGGTATCAACTTCATCGCGATTTCATTCGTACGTACTGCAAAAGACGTTAACGAAGTTCGTGCAATCTGTAAAGAAACTGGTAACGGACACGTTCAATTGTTCGCTAAAATCGAAAACCAACAAGGTATCGACAACTTGGATGAAATCATCGAAGCTGCTGATGGTATCATGATCGCTCGTGGTGACATGGGTATCGAAGTACCATTTGAAATGGTTCCAGTTTACCAAAAAATGATCATCAAGAAAGTCAATGCTGCAGGTAAAGTTGTTATCACTGCAACAAACATGCTTGAAACAATGACTGAAAAACCACGTGCAACTCGTTCAGAAGTATCAGACGTATTTAACGCTGTTATCGATGGAACTGACGCTACAATGCTTTCAGGTGAGTCTGCAAACGGTAAATACCCACTTGAGTCAGTAACTACAATGGCTACTATCGACAAGAATGCTCAAACTCTTCTTAACGAATACGGACGTTTGAACTCAGATTCATTCGAACGTAACTCTAAGACAGAAGTAATGGCTTCAGCTGTTAAAGATGCTACTAACTCAATGGACATTAAATTGGTTGTAACTCTTACTAAGACTGGACACACTGCACGTTTGATTTCTAAATACCGTCCAAATGCTGATATCTTGGCATTGACATTCGACGAATTGACAGAACGTGGCTTGATGTTGAACTGGGGTGTTATCCCAATGTTGACAGATGCTCCATCATCAACTGACGATATGTTCGAAATTGCTGAACGTAAAGCGGTAGAAGCAGGTCTTGTTGAATCAGGTGATGATATCGTTATCGTTGCTGGTGTACCAGTAGGAGAAGCTGTTCGTACAAATACAATGCGTATCCGTACAGTCCGCTAA
- a CDS encoding DNA gyrase subunit A, translated as MQDKNLVNVNLTKEMKTSFIDYAMSVIVARALPDVRDGLKPVHRRILYGMNELGVTPDKPHKKSARITGDVMGKYHPHGDFSIYEAMVRMAQWWSYRYMLVDGHGNFGSMDGDGAAAQRYTEARMSKIALEMLRDINKNTVDFVDNYDANEREPLVLPARFPNLLVNGATGIAVGMATNIPPHNLGETIDAVKLVMDNPEVTTKDLMEVLPGPDFPTGALVMGKSGIHKAYETGKGSIVLRSRTEIEMTKTGRERIVVTEFPYMVNKTKVHEHIVRLVQEKRIEGITAVRDESNREGVRFVIEVKRDASANVILNNLFKMTQMQTNFGFNMLAIQNGVPKILSLRQILDAYIEHQKEVVIRRTRFDKEKAEARAHILEGLLIALDHIDEVIRIIRASETDAEAQAELMSKFKLSERQSQAILDMRLRRLTGLERDKIQSEYDDLLALIADLADILAKPERVSQIIKDELDEVKRKFGDQRRTELMVGEVLSLEDEDLIEESDVLITLSNKGYIKRLDQAEFTAQKRGGRGVQGTGVKDDDFVRELVSTSTHDHLLFFTNKGRVYRLKGYEIPEYGRTAKGLPIVNLLKLDEGESIQTIINVESERSDDAYLFFTTRHGIVKRTSVKEFANIRQNGLKALNLKDEDELINVLLTEEDTDIIIGTKFGYAVRFNQSAVRGMSRIATGVKGVNLREEDTVVGASVITDQDEVLIITEKGFGKRTVATEYPTKGRGGKGMKTANVAEKNGPLSGLLTVKGDEDLMIITDTGVMIRTNVANISQTGRSTMGVKVMRLDQDAKIVTFTTVAAAEKEEVGTENETEGEA; from the coding sequence ATGCAGGATAAAAATTTAGTGAATGTCAATCTGACAAAGGAGATGAAAACGAGCTTTATCGATTACGCCATGAGTGTTATCGTGGCGCGGGCGCTTCCTGATGTTCGAGATGGCTTGAAACCTGTTCACCGTCGGATTCTCTATGGAATGAATGAATTAGGTGTTACCCCAGACAAACCTCATAAAAAATCTGCTCGTATTACAGGGGATGTCATGGGTAAATACCACCCACACGGGGATTTCTCTATCTATGAAGCTATGGTTCGTATGGCTCAATGGTGGAGCTACCGTTACATGCTTGTAGATGGGCATGGAAACTTTGGTTCTATGGATGGTGATGGTGCTGCTGCCCAGCGTTATACTGAGGCACGCATGAGCAAGATTGCTCTGGAAATGCTTCGAGATATCAATAAGAATACGGTTGATTTCGTTGATAACTATGATGCCAATGAACGTGAACCCTTGGTCTTGCCTGCACGTTTTCCAAATCTTTTGGTCAATGGAGCAACTGGTATTGCCGTTGGGATGGCTACCAACATTCCTCCTCACAATCTAGGTGAGACCATTGATGCGGTCAAGCTCGTCATGGACAATCCTGAAGTGACTACCAAGGACTTGATGGAAGTCTTGCCTGGTCCAGATTTTCCAACAGGTGCCCTTGTCATGGGGAAATCAGGCATTCATAAGGCTTATGAAACAGGTAAAGGTTCTATTGTCCTCCGTTCTCGTACAGAGATTGAAATGACCAAGACGGGACGTGAGCGCATTGTTGTAACGGAATTTCCTTATATGGTCAATAAAACCAAGGTGCATGAGCATATTGTTCGCTTAGTTCAGGAAAAACGCATTGAGGGGATTACAGCAGTACGTGATGAGTCCAACCGTGAAGGTGTTCGATTCGTTATTGAAGTTAAACGAGATGCTTCAGCAAATGTTATCCTTAACAACCTCTTCAAGATGACCCAGATGCAAACCAATTTTGGTTTTAATATGTTGGCGATTCAAAATGGGGTTCCGAAGATTTTATCTCTTCGTCAGATTTTGGATGCTTATATTGAACACCAAAAAGAAGTGGTTATTCGTCGGACACGTTTTGATAAGGAAAAAGCGGAAGCGCGTGCGCATATCTTAGAAGGTCTCTTAATCGCACTCGACCATATCGACGAAGTGATTCGTATCATCCGTGCTAGTGAAACTGATGCGGAAGCGCAAGCCGAGTTGATGAGTAAGTTTAAGCTTTCTGAACGTCAAAGTCAGGCTATCCTAGACATGCGTCTTCGTCGTTTGACAGGTTTGGAACGCGATAAGATTCAGTCTGAGTATGATGATCTCTTGGCTTTGATTGCAGATTTGGCGGATATTCTTGCTAAGCCAGAGCGTGTTTCTCAAATCATCAAGGATGAATTGGACGAAGTTAAGCGTAAGTTTGGCGACCAACGTCGTACGGAATTGATGGTCGGTGAAGTCTTGAGTCTTGAAGATGAGGACTTGATTGAAGAATCGGATGTCTTGATTACACTGTCAAACAAAGGCTACATCAAACGTCTGGACCAAGCTGAATTTACCGCTCAAAAACGCGGGGGTCGTGGTGTTCAAGGAACTGGCGTTAAGGATGATGATTTTGTCCGAGAGTTAGTGTCAACTAGCACCCATGATCACCTACTCTTCTTTACAAATAAAGGCCGTGTCTATCGCCTGAAAGGATATGAAATTCCTGAATATGGTCGTACTGCCAAGGGATTGCCGATTGTCAATCTTTTGAAATTGGATGAAGGCGAAAGTATTCAGACTATCATCAATGTTGAATCTGAACGTAGTGATGATGCTTATCTCTTCTTCACAACCCGTCATGGTATTGTGAAGAGAACCAGCGTCAAGGAATTTGCTAACATTCGTCAAAATGGACTTAAAGCACTGAACCTCAAGGATGAAGATGAGTTGATTAATGTTTTGTTGACGGAAGAAGATACGGATATTATCATTGGAACCAAGTTTGGTTATGCAGTTCGCTTTAATCAATCAGCCGTTCGCGGCATGAGTCGTATCGCCACTGGTGTGAAAGGTGTTAATCTCCGTGAGGAAGACACAGTAGTTGGTGCTAGCGTAATTACTGATCAAGATGAGGTTCTTATCATCACAGAAAAAGGATTTGGTAAGCGTACCGTCGCTACTGAATACCCAACAAAAGGTCGTGGTGGTAAAGGAATGAAGACGGCCAATGTTGCTGAGAAAAATGGTCCTCTATCAGGTCTATTGACAGTTAAAGGTGATGAAGATTTGATGATTATCACTGATACAGGTGTCATGATTCGAACCAATGTTGCCAATATTTCACAAACAGGTCGCTCAACTATGGGAGTTAAAGTGATGCGCCTGGATCAAGATGCCAAAATTGTAACCTTTACAACGGTTGCAGCGGCAGAAAAAGAAGAAGTTGGGACAGAAAACGAAACAGAAGGTGAAGCATAA
- a CDS encoding sortase → MSHKKNKKKTSRKNLLINILAGFLIILSVALIFNSKIRDIFIVWNTNKYQVSQVSKEKIEENQDTEGNFDFDSVKAISSEAVLASQWDAQKLPVIGGIAIPELEMNLPIFKGLNNVNLYYGAGTMKRDQVMGEGNYSLASHHIFGVNNANKMLFSPLDNAKNGMKIYLTDKNKVYTYEIREVKRVTPDRVDEVDDREGVNEITLVTCEDLAATERIIVKGDLKETKDYSQTSDEILTAFNQPYKQFS, encoded by the coding sequence ATGTCTCATAAAAAGAACAAAAAGAAAACAAGTCGTAAGAATTTACTAATCAATATTTTGGCAGGATTCTTAATCATTTTGTCAGTAGCTTTGATTTTCAATTCAAAAATTCGTGATATTTTCATAGTTTGGAATACCAATAAGTACCAAGTTAGCCAGGTATCAAAAGAAAAAATAGAAGAAAATCAGGATACAGAAGGAAATTTTGATTTTGATTCTGTCAAAGCTATCTCTTCTGAAGCGGTTCTAGCTTCTCAATGGGATGCTCAAAAACTACCAGTTATCGGCGGAATTGCTATTCCTGAATTAGAAATGAATCTTCCGATTTTTAAAGGATTGAATAACGTAAATCTATATTATGGTGCTGGTACTATGAAGCGTGATCAAGTGATGGGAGAAGGAAATTATAGTCTAGCTAGTCATCATATTTTTGGTGTTAATAATGCTAATAAAATGTTATTCTCTCCTTTGGATAACGCTAAAAATGGTATGAAAATTTATCTAACTGATAAAAATAAAGTTTATACCTATGAAATCCGTGAAGTCAAACGTGTGACACCGGATCGTGTTGATGAGGTTGATGACAGAGAAGGGGTCAATGAGATTACATTGGTAACCTGTGAAGACCTTGCCGCTACAGAACGTATTATTGTAAAAGGTGATTTGAAAGAAACAAAAGATTATTCACAAACGTCTGATGAAATTCTAACAGCTTTCAATCAACCATATAAACAATTTAGTTAA
- a CDS encoding L-lactate dehydrogenase gives MTLTKQHKKVILVGDGAVGSSYAFALVTQGIAQELGIIEIPQLFEKAVGDAEDLSHALAFTSPKKIYAAKYEDCADADLVVITAGAPQKPGETRLDLVGKNLAINKSIVEQVVASGFNGIFLVAANPVDVLTYSTWKFSGFPKERVIGSGTSLDSARFRQALAEKIGVDARSVHAYIMGEHGDSEFAVWSHANVAGVKLEQWLQANRDLDEADLVELFISVRDAAYSIINKKGATYYGIAVALARITKAILDDENAVLPLSVFQEGQYGVENVFIGQPAIVGAHGIVRPVNIPLNDAETQKMQASAKELQAIIDEAWKNPEFQAASKN, from the coding sequence ATGACACTAACTAAACAACACAAAAAAGTTATCCTTGTTGGTGATGGTGCCGTAGGTTCATCTTACGCTTTCGCTCTTGTTACTCAAGGAATCGCACAAGAACTTGGTATTATTGAAATTCCTCAATTGTTTGAAAAAGCAGTTGGTGATGCTGAAGACCTTAGCCACGCGCTTGCATTTACTTCACCAAAGAAAATCTACGCTGCTAAGTACGAAGACTGTGCAGACGCTGACCTTGTTGTTATCACTGCTGGTGCTCCCCAAAAACCAGGTGAAACTCGTCTTGACCTTGTAGGTAAAAACCTTGCTATCAACAAATCAATCGTTGAACAAGTCGTTGCTTCAGGTTTCAATGGTATCTTCCTTGTTGCTGCTAACCCAGTAGATGTCTTGACTTATTCAACTTGGAAATTCTCTGGATTCCCTAAAGAACGCGTTATCGGTTCAGGTACTTCACTTGACTCAGCTCGTTTCCGTCAAGCACTTGCTGAAAAAATTGGTGTAGATGCACGTTCAGTTCACGCCTACATCATGGGTGAACACGGTGACTCTGAGTTTGCCGTTTGGTCACATGCTAACGTTGCCGGTGTAAAATTGGAACAATGGTTGCAAGCTAACCGTGACTTGGATGAAGCTGACCTTGTAGAACTCTTCATTTCTGTTCGCGACGCTGCATACTCAATCATTAACAAGAAAGGTGCTACATACTACGGTATCGCTGTAGCCCTTGCTCGTATTACAAAAGCTATCCTTGATGATGAAAATGCTGTTCTTCCACTTTCAGTATTCCAAGAAGGTCAATATGGAGTTGAGAACGTCTTTATCGGTCAACCTGCTATCGTTGGTGCCCACGGTATCGTTCGTCCAGTAAACATCCCATTGAACGACGCAGAAACTCAAAAAATGCAAGCATCTGCAAAAGAATTGCAAGCTATCATTGATGAAGCATGGAAAAATCCTGAATTCCAAGCAGCTTCAAAAAACTAA
- a CDS encoding formate-nitrite transporter translates to MSSSEFISKIDYYCHKKESLFNQSKFKYAIRSMFAGAFLTFSTAAGAIGADLLNSIIPSSGYFLFPFVFAWGLVYIVFLNAELVTSNMMYLTAGAFLKKMDWKKAVIILLYCTLFNLIGALVAGWAFANSSAFSHLTHDSFLPKLVAKKLARPSDLVLIEGILANVFVNIAILSSILVKDGAAKLWIILSAISMFVFLSNEHIAANFASFSIMKFSMIADQVPHFDLVNILRHWGVTFIANFIGGGLLIGLPYAFLNKNEDTYVD, encoded by the coding sequence ATGAGTTCTTCAGAGTTTATTTCGAAGATAGATTATTATTGTCATAAGAAAGAAAGTCTTTTCAATCAAAGTAAGTTCAAGTATGCGATTCGTTCCATGTTTGCAGGTGCTTTTTTAACCTTTAGTACAGCAGCTGGAGCTATTGGTGCGGATTTATTAAACAGTATTATTCCAAGTAGTGGGTATTTTCTTTTCCCATTTGTTTTTGCTTGGGGACTTGTTTATATCGTTTTTCTAAATGCTGAGTTAGTTACATCCAACATGATGTACCTAACAGCAGGCGCATTTTTAAAAAAGATGGATTGGAAAAAGGCAGTAATCATTTTACTATACTGTACTCTATTTAATCTAATTGGTGCCTTGGTAGCTGGATGGGCCTTTGCCAACTCGTCAGCCTTTTCCCATCTGACCCATGATAGTTTCCTTCCTAAGCTTGTAGCCAAGAAATTGGCGCGTCCAAGTGATTTAGTCCTGATTGAGGGAATTCTTGCCAATGTATTTGTAAATATTGCCATTCTTTCATCTATACTAGTTAAAGATGGTGCCGCCAAACTATGGATTATTTTATCAGCTATTTCCATGTTTGTCTTCCTGTCCAATGAGCATATCGCTGCCAATTTTGCTTCCTTTAGTATTATGAAATTCAGCATGATTGCTGATCAAGTACCTCATTTTGATTTGGTAAATATACTTAGACATTGGGGAGTAACCTTCATTGCTAACTTTATAGGTGGAGGACTTCTGATTGGTTTACCATATGCCTTTCTAAATAAGAATGAAGATACATATGTTGATTAA